The following are encoded in a window of bacterium genomic DNA:
- the miaA gene encoding tRNA (adenosine(37)-N6)-dimethylallyltransferase MiaA, which yields MEKILVILGPTASGKSALAVKLAKKFKGEIISADSRQVYKGLDIGTGKITKKEMGGIPHHLLDIASPKKTFTVVQYKKLAEKTINKIIKKGKLPIVCGGTGFYIQAVVDNMSLPEVKPNVKLRRNLEKKSVTQLGEILKKLDPKRYRTIDTKNARRLIRAIEIAKQLGHVPTLKRKAKFDALQIGISTDNNILQKKIRTRLLERVGQGMAEEVKHLRAHGLSFKRLESFGLEYKYIALYLQKRLSKNEMLTRLESEIKKYAKRQKTWFKKDTRIKWFTLTDLAKIEKEVKFFTIHQG from the coding sequence ATGGAAAAAATACTTGTCATTTTAGGGCCAACCGCCTCGGGAAAAAGCGCACTTGCCGTCAAATTGGCAAAAAAATTCAAGGGAGAAATTATTTCCGCGGATTCACGGCAGGTATACAAAGGGCTTGATATAGGAACGGGGAAAATAACAAAAAAAGAGATGGGTGGTATTCCCCACCATCTTCTTGACATTGCGTCCCCCAAAAAAACGTTCACTGTTGTTCAATACAAAAAACTTGCCGAAAAAACGATAAATAAAATCATTAAAAAGGGAAAATTACCGATTGTGTGCGGCGGGACCGGGTTTTATATCCAGGCGGTAGTAGATAATATGTCTCTCCCCGAAGTAAAACCAAATGTAAAATTACGTCGTAACTTGGAGAAAAAATCGGTAACACAATTGGGCGAGATTCTGAAGAAACTTGACCCAAAGAGGTACAGAACAATAGACACAAAAAATGCCCGTCGTTTGATTCGGGCAATCGAGATTGCAAAGCAATTGGGGCATGTACCGACGTTAAAAAGGAAGGCAAAATTCGATGCGCTTCAGATAGGAATTTCTACAGACAACAACATACTACAAAAAAAGATCCGTACCCGATTATTGGAACGCGTGGGGCAAGGAATGGCTGAGGAAGTAAAACATTTGCGTGCCCACGGGCTTTCTTTTAAACGGCTTGAGTCATTTGGGCTGGAATACAAATATATTGCTTTGTATCTTCAGAAAAGACTTTCAAAGAATGAAATGCTTACCAGGCTTGAAAGCGAGATAAAAAAATATGCAAAAAGACAAAAGACCTGGTTCAAGAAAGATACGCGCATTAAATGGTTTACCCTCACAGACTTGGCGAAAATAGAGAAGGAAGTAAAATTTTTTACGATTCATCAAGGATAA
- a CDS encoding ParB/RepB/Spo0J family partition protein — translation MSNFYNDSIFWIETEKIKPNPFQPRRDFDSAQLESLADSVRQYGILQALVVTRKEVPMENGGLAVEYELIAGERRLRAAKIAGLSSVPALIRTGEESDLMKLEIAIIENIQREDLNPVDRARAFQRLVDEFGFKHGQIGKKVGKSRAYVTNTMRILSLPVEILDALSAGQISEGHTRPLMMLEDRPEEQTTLFKEIMYKKMSVREAEAISRKIAFDRIRNKEYIPDPELMELEGKLAESLGTRVSIERKETGGKILIDFFSNEDLKTILDLINSSSTKRPNEMLNRHIASLENKNKEEVSGDSVADTPLDDRSSEEKGDEDLYSIKNFTV, via the coding sequence ATGTCCAATTTCTACAACGATTCAATTTTCTGGATTGAAACCGAAAAAATAAAACCAAACCCTTTCCAACCGAGGCGTGATTTCGATTCGGCTCAGCTGGAAAGTCTTGCCGATTCGGTGCGCCAGTACGGAATTCTGCAGGCCCTTGTCGTGACGAGAAAGGAAGTGCCGATGGAGAACGGCGGATTGGCGGTTGAATACGAACTTATCGCCGGAGAACGCCGTCTTAGAGCGGCAAAGATCGCGGGACTCTCTTCGGTTCCGGCTCTTATCCGCACCGGAGAGGAAAGCGATTTGATGAAGCTTGAGATTGCCATCATAGAAAATATCCAGAGAGAAGACCTTAATCCAGTTGACCGCGCCCGCGCGTTCCAACGTCTTGTCGATGAATTCGGATTCAAGCATGGGCAGATAGGCAAGAAAGTCGGCAAAAGCCGAGCATATGTCACAAACACTATGCGTATTCTCTCTTTGCCCGTTGAGATTTTGGATGCATTGTCGGCGGGACAGATTTCGGAAGGACACACACGCCCCTTGATGATGCTTGAAGACAGGCCGGAAGAACAGACCACCCTCTTTAAGGAAATCATGTATAAAAAAATGTCGGTCCGGGAAGCTGAAGCAATTTCACGTAAAATCGCCTTTGACCGCATTCGAAACAAGGAATATATTCCCGACCCTGAACTTATGGAATTGGAAGGGAAATTGGCCGAGTCTCTCGGAACTCGTGTTTCAATCGAGCGCAAAGAAACGGGGGGAAAAATTCTTATCGATTTCTTCTCAAACGAGGACTTGAAAACCATTCTTGATCTTATCAACTCAAGCTCGACGAAACGTCCAAACGAAATGCTCAATCGCCATATTGCTTCTTTGGAAAATAAAAACAAGGAAGAGGTTTCCGGTGATTCCGTTGCCGATACGCCGCTTGATGACCGTTCTTCGGAGGAGAAAGGCGACGAAGACCTTTACTCGATAAAAAACTTTACCGTTTAG